The following nucleotide sequence is from Sander vitreus isolate 19-12246 chromosome 3, sanVit1, whole genome shotgun sequence.
CACTCTTCTATTGCTGGGACAGTGGCTATGATTTTGAAACGCAACAAAAACTACAGCCTCTTCACCTTGGCTCTGGCCTCCCGGCTGGCTTCTGCCTCTGCTGCCATGGCTCTCTGCAGCTGCTGAGGCAACTTCACATCCTTGATCTCCACACGCTCCACCTTAATACCCCACGGATTAGTGGCCACATCCAGAGATTCCTGCAGGGaaataagataataataatgtcgaaaaaagtgatgaaagtcatagtataaggatgtcgaaaaaaaggattaaaaagtcatagtatagtatgtcgataaaagccATAGCatagaatgttaaaaaaaatcatgccataGTATATCGCAAGTATTGTATGTagaaataagtgataaaaaactAATAGTataatttgttgaaaaaaagtgataacaaatcatagtaaagtatgtttgAAAGAAGTCATACtagagtatgttgaaaaaagtcattgtatagtagtatgtcaaagaaatgataaaaaagttataaaaaagtgatagaatAGAttgaagtgataaaaagtcatagtatagtatgtcgaaaaaagtcatgtagtatattaaaaaaagtcataaaaaaatgatagtatgtcgaaagaagtcatagtatagtatgtcgtaaaaagtgataaaaaattcaCAGTAGAGTTTGCCGAAAAAAGTGTTAAagaagtcatagtgtagtatgtcaaaagtcatagtactgtatagtatgtggaaaaacgtcatagtatagaattTTGTAAAAAATGATGGCaaagtatatcgaaaaaagtcccagtatagtatgtttaataaagtgataaaaaaagtgataaaaaagtcatggtatagtatatcaaacgtagtcatactatagtatgtcgaaaaaagtcatagaaacgTCATAgtagtatagtttgtcatagaaagtctggaagaccatgcaaactccacacaaaaaggCACAGTCTGCACCTTTGATGGAACCAGGTGCCTGAGTCTGCAGTGCCTACTTGCTGGTGCTAGCAATTTaaaacttaaattaaaaatgtaaaagtcatGGTATCGTATAGTATGCTGCTAAACTTTGGAACTGactgccttgttttttttttaattaaactaaaGACGTATCTTTTTAATCTGGCTTTACATTTTGAGTAATGTTTTTTCAGTGTTATTAATTGTTTTATAAATCATTGTTAACCCTATTGTCCATTTTATGGACATATTTTACAATAGAGTTCATTATCCATCTAGATTTTCAGGGTCCTGAAAAGCACAGTCATTGTTCTCTCTGCTATGCTTTCCTTTCAAATGTACGAATTGTGCACCTTGtcaaaatgcaaacaaatcAGCGTAAGGTAAATCTGAAGTTCAGCAGTACAGCTTCAAAGTCTGCTGCACGAGCTGTTTGGAGAATGTTGATGGGCTACACATTGTATTCAAACTGTAAGCTCTTAGAAAAACACACagtggcccaatcccaaagtgagccctgaggactaaggactaaagactcacagacttaattgatctcaggtgctaagtgtgtgcgtgtgtgaggccacatgggctcagataggtatacatgggattgggacagcacttcacgaGATCACACGTTACCTTGGcgacgtttaataacaaagatgttgctgacacttgccggtttgggaattttaattttaagtttgttgctttccacacggccaaggcccaggagacggctgcctgattccacattttttcaaactcttgttttacaagctggacaacaggttggtctgtgttccgtggtcgtgtgtcgtgccgttgtttacctttgtaatttCCGGATTTCCCTATGGTCTCCGCGGTAAAAtgctttgaactgtgggtaattccctttggtgaagtctgcatcgatgcaaactcacggaaagggctcggtaagtgtgtactcaaaccctcacgccctttgaaagtcgacattgggacaaccctaagcccttacGAATTCCGCGAGAATGCGCACCAAAGTCTGTGAGTCTGTGAGtccggactttgggattgggccattgACTTTATTGTTTGGATGGAGACTAAAACAGAAGTAGTTGGTGTGTTTTGTTGTCCCTACGATGTCAAAAAGAATTCTGACTAATGAAGGGGTCATCGGAACATGAATTCATTTTGATTTTATGTTCAACCACTCCTTCTGCCCCCCAGCTCCTCATAAACCCTATTACCTAGAGTTTACCCTCACCTGCATACTGTGCGATATGCCCTCTCTGTCAGACAGCAGTTCTGCAAGGTTTTTGGTACCGAGTACATTCCTCAGGGTGGTTTGAGCAAGCAGCCGCGTAGATGAGTGTGCGTTGGACACATTGGCCACAGATGAGATGGGGCAGTGTATGCGGAAGTACACCACGCCATCCACAGACACTGTCACGGAGTCTCTGGTTAGGATCTGCAAGGTAGAAAGCTACAATTAATTAAGATTACAGTTTTCATTGATGATATAGACAAGCGTTGATACAGGAGAGACACAAATGATATTCCCACACTTGATGTAAATAAcaacaaatgcacaaaaaaaaatgtacctcTTGTGGAGGGATGTCAAAGGACACAGTTCTCAGATCGACCTTTACAAAGGTATCCGTGCAAGGCAGAACAAAGAAAAGTCCTAGAAAGACATAAATACCCTGCTTAGCGCTCTTTGAACACTGAATTGCTATTCCTTTAgccttttctttaaaccaaaagcATCATCTAGTGGGTTCAACAAATGCAactaatggttcatgaagcttcatttggacatcactaccAAATAGATCATAGTATGTAAGACTTTCTAAGCAGACTTTTTTTCATGTATGTAACACATTCAGTGACAGACCTGGCCCTTTAGCGTTCCTGTCGGTGATCCGGCCGAGTCTAAAAATGACGGCTCGCTCATACTCCTTCACTATCTGGATGTTAGAAATACAGCCAGAGAAcataagaaaaaacaaaagacaaaaacaaattggcGTAATGATGGTTTATCTCAGAGCTCAGCCACTGTGTATAACGTGCACATTTCATCATTGGATTGGCCaacaatgcatttttgtgaatccGTTTAAAAAGTATCCTCTCTGAACAGATCCTGCCTAAATGTTCCTGGCTCTGTGTGTCACCTGTCCCCTTTATATATAAAATCTAAATGTTCTTTACTCAAAACAGCTTCTAAACTGTTTTGGCCAGACTGATACAATTAGTTAAAGCCTTTTCTGCCAAAAATTCACGAGGGAaattttttaaacttgtttggaatttgaaaaattGTCACAAAAACGGTCTAATTCCAGAGCAGTGAATACAAGTCCAAAACAAAGACATCTGTATAGGCATAAACAAATACTGGTCAAACTACTTCAATAGTGTCCTGAGAATATACTCTACCTTAACACACATAAATATTGTGAGCGGAAGGGTCGCTGTTACAAAGAGGAGGGACATGAGGACCAACAGCCAGCCGAAACATCCCAGTCCCCTTGAGTTTTTAGCTGTAGAGAGAGTAAAAAACACTTTACAAACTTGCATTGGAGTTGTAGTCATGTCACGactgtcgagtccgagtcaagtctagagtcccagtgttcgagtccgaCTTCAAGTCGGAGTCACCAAAAGGATAGTCCGAGTCGCGTCCGAGTCAAGTCACCATTAGCTGAGTCTGAGTCAAATCCCAAGTCCAGAGAATAACGACTTGAGtcagactcgagtccgagtccaggacCAGTCCGAGTTCATGACCTATTACAAataaaagtagtcagaaacttcatccaacttccGAGTCCTATTTGAATGAATGAGTTCAATTCCAGGTCATCAGTGTGCGAGTCCAAGTCCAATCACACGTCCAGAGAACAGTGACTCTAGTACTCCATCACTGAAGAGAGGTACATTAATTTGCACATTTTCCATGACAACCTCTGCTCTGCATTAGTGAGCATTTAAATCCAGACCAAAGATTGTTGTGTTGTTCCCATAATTAAACAGTAATATGATCTAgggctgaagatctttgcccgaacgggttcggtcttaatttcttaATTTTACacaggctcgggccgggctcgggccggcgggctcgggccgggctcgggctgggctcgggcttgcgctccgggttgcgctgtaaatgagcggtcaggtgatgcattTCGATTAgtgcgaaaatggatgctgaggaggtgaaatgggggctggcctctggaggacttattttattttctttgttccaactttcAAGTCGCCTATAGCCTAAGTTAGTCATGAATTAATGatgttaaaacatgtataaaggactcattcttgacaaaaggcaaaagagctgtgtgagTGAGCACATTtcaataatgtcgggctgtaaacaggttcagacttttaaaaagctgtcaatcaaaatgtacttgtcgggcaaCAAATTTAGAAAAAATGGCAAACATTCGCTGATTCTCAGATCTGAGCCTGGGCCTCTATTCTCTGTCTCATCATTGTAAATTCAATATCCTTGTGTTTTATAAGTGATCGAATAATTAACACATTACTGAAAGAGAGAACGACATCACAGGGTAAGCATTTGAAGGATGGGGCATCAATAGGTTCAGTAGCATGTGTATGTGAAGTAACATTACTGCATTCATTGCATGGATGTTTTGTGTCCCCTTGATAAAAGGTGCTGTCCCAGTGGATCAtattagagctgtaatcgggccttaaaagaaACTGCTCAGCATTTTTCAAGTGCCGTTAAAGGAAGAAGCTGCGACATTTTGGACTGCTCAGAGCAGTTTCACTGGAAAATACAATCATATTCAGTATCCAAATTTCCTAATTTTgtgcaaaaacacaaattatgGAACACTATTACAAGCAATAGACTTGGACTTGGAATGGAACGTGGAATCCCAATTTAGGCTCTGAATCCGGTTTGATTGGACAAGGAGCTAGTGTGCCAGCCAATCAGTATAACAgataattaatatatattttagtttatgtttggtatttttgctatGTCTAgttttctccttctcttctcctTGCCTTCCTGCTTGCACCATATATTGTAGTGCTGTAACGTTGTATTATTAgtgtgtaacattaaaaaaagagatacagtcatgtgaacaaattaggacacctatgctaaagttgactaaaaagaggaataaaaaaatcatctttaggaaattgatcttaatgccttaattaaaaaaatgaggaaaaattcaacctttaaggacaccaattttctttgtgaatgaataatgtatcgtaaataaataaatgttcttccttaaaatacaggggtaTAAGTAAgtccacccctatgttaaattcccatagaggcaggcagatgtttatttttaaaggcttggccttggcctttggaattaaaatagcccccccacatcatcacatacccttcaccatacctagagattggcatggttgtatttcagttagcctaatagctggtttaatttgcattgagagatgattttatggaaagtaccccatgccaatctctaggtatggtgaagggtatgtgatgatgggggggccaagggaactttatcaggatcatagtatcctggatccatgatataactggcctttaaaaataaaactctgcctgcctctatgggaatttaacataggggtgtacttacttatgctccctgtattttaaggaagaacatctATTTatgtacgatacattattcattcacaaagaaaattggtgtccttaaaggttggatttttcctcattttttaattaaggcattaagatcaatttccaaaagatgatttttgtattcctctttttagtcaactttagcatgggtgtcctaattttttcacatgactgtatacaATAATCAACACTGCtagcaaaaaaactaaatgcttTTTTAAAGATCATAAAAAGTATTTACCTTCGACAGTCTCCACAGCGTTGAGCTCCAGTTTACCTCGTGTAACCATGTCGGCCCTGCTGGACGTTGTTGAGATCATGAGTCTGTTTGTTGTCAGGTGCAAGTGGAGCGGTGCTGCACCGGTTTACCTGTCTGTTCTCCCTGCAGGGTGTGGGTGTGGCCTGTCCCCTTccctcacacccacacacacacacacacacacacacacacacatacacacacgtgtgcCAGCAGGTAACATAACCCACAGAGCATAACCAGCCCCTATGTGGATCCTGTATTGGAAAGCTTAAAGCTCAGCTATATGTGCTTTTCCATTATTCTCCTACATTCATTTCCAGGAGTCTGACACCTGGTGAGGGCAGCTTATGAATAAACAATAGGTGGCATCCAAGTCGTGAAACATGAGCACTAGTGCAGGCACAGGGAGGTGTGAGCATGCTCATGTCTGTCCTCCCTCATAATGGAAATGTACCTATTCATCCATCTATTGTCATCCCCTTGATCCAGGTTCGGGTCGCAGTGGCAACAGGTCAAGTATGGTGGCCCAGACGTCCCTCTCCCCCAGGAGGCATCCATACCAGATGCACAAAGCACCTCAGCTGGCTCGGAAAtttacccaaaaaaaaaaaaaaaaaaaagaaaatatactcATACATATTTCTTGCAAATTGTAATAGAATTGTTGAGTAACTGAGAGTGACGTAGATAATAATCACAGTATGTAAAACAGCCGGACTGCAAAGTAAAATCCAAGTAATTTCTCATGTGTCAATGTGTAcagtaaactgtgtgtgtgtgtgtctgagctcCGGAGTCAACAAACATGTTAGCTGCTTGTTCCCATCTTTCCTCAGTGAGGTCCCGCAAACTTGGTTGGTCATGTGACAGTCAGCTCACTCAGTACATGATGGGTGCATGTGAACCCAGCTTTAGTTATTCACGACACGACACAACAACACGTTTGTTTGTGGGTTTAAAATGCAACCTAGATCAATGTGTTAGTTTCAGGATTTGTATGTAAATGGGGGACGTTTGAAAAGCAGAAAGAACTCtatgtgtgtactgtaaattatttccaaaaaagacaaattcacttaaaaaaagacaaattgaaATTCCTACTTATTTaggttatttttttgtctttaattccaaattttaaactacaacttcAATAAGTataatcaaaacaaaatatatattttttttttgcagctttaCTTTGTTTTGTCCAATTTTCGACCCAGGCATCGTGGACCATGATCAAATGTATTCACAGCAGGAGAAGAATATCAATAAAACTGATGGATTTTAAGATTAAAACTTTATTTGTAGACAGTCCTGGGATACCAATAGCACCAATATGTTTCGGTCACATCTAATACGATATAActtttaaagcgcccatattatgctcattttcaggttcataattgtattttaaggttgtaccagaataggtttacatggtttaattttcaaaaaacaccatatttttgttgtactgcacagctctctctcactgctgcagatcctcttttcagctggtctctgttttagctacagagtgagacctcttttcttcttcttcttctgtactatctttgattgcactcgcacatgcgcagtagctcagatgtagatcatgtcagctagctagctccatagacagtaaaagaaaggctgtttctccaacttcggtcagttacaaggcaggatcagctgggagacttctaaatgaggacgcacatggaagtagttcttttgtagattatggtgaacttgtgtgtgttgtagcagtgctttgctattgagaacgaggagcatgctagcgttagcattagcgttagcatgctaacgctaacgctacgagctcacccggagactgaaagcaggacacattcagaaaccgtatctcactcaaaacagcatggatggatttttttcaaagtttgtatgcgtgtggaagcaccagagacacaaaataacactccaaatcccagaaaaagtgtttttttcacattatgggcactttaatgtcaGCCAGGGCTGAAATTCTTTTTGCATCCCTGGGAAGCTCATATAAAAAGAGGACATAgatatacatacagacatacataagaTGAATAGCACCAAAGaacatacatgaaacattaccACAAATGACCTAAACACCCAAGTAAGGAAACAAagcatacatgtacagtataacaacagaaaatgtcatgaacatacacacagacaaggtCTTGGAGACTTATAACCCTGAATAAATACTGAACTGAATTTAATGTAGCTGGTTTAACAATAGGATAGACTGATGTATGAAAGAGTTTTTAAGTCTGTCGCGATTGAAAGAATGAACTCTGAAGCGTCTGTTTGAAGGCGCAAAAAACATGTGAGGAGTCATTTGAAATATTCCTGGCCAGTCTGATAGGCTACTCAGCCAAGCAGTGCTACAATAGAGCATGATACTCTGAATTACTgatgtgaaaaacaaagaaattattTGGCTACTAGCTCCTAAggatatagatagatatttgtAGACTGGGACTTGACTGATTACTGAATTGTGAATCATCACTGGGGGAAGTTGACAATTCGGGGGTTTTCCAAAGATGATTTCCTCTGTCTTCGCAGTGTTAATAATGAGTGTTTTTATCACACCACTCAACTAACCAATCCACGTTGCCCTGGTATAGTGTAGGGTCATCACATTTGGTACACAGGGTCAATAGAGTGGAGTCATCTGAGTATTTTAACAGAAACTGGTTTGGCAAACTAGTGGTGCAGTTGGAGGTATATAAAGTGAACAACACAGGGGAGCTAATACAGCCCTGGGGTACTCCAACATTAGTTGTATTTGGAGAAGAGAGTGTGTCATTTACTTGGACTAGCTGAACCCTGTTTGTGAGAAatgaaaaataccaaagaatAAGATAAGGATTAATCACTGCATCTTCCATAGTACGACTTTTTTTATATGCAAATTGAAAGGGGTCTTGTTGCTTCCATAGATATTTGTTAAGGTGTtgaaccatgatcttttccagTAACTTCATGATCACAGATGTAAGGGCTATTTGCTGAAAATCATTATGTTCTTTGGGACATTGTTCTTTTGGGGAGGGGTCTAATGTGAGATGTTTTCCACGCTAGTGGGATGGTATGTGTGTCAACTGACAACTGAAAGATGGATTGCCACACAGGGGCAATTCCCAGGCAAATGATTTTAGTATATGCACACTGCTTTGGGTTGCTGTGCTGGAAAGTACCCCTGACCTCCTCCACAGTTATGACAATCCTCTCAGCGTCAGAGGGTGTAATGGTCTTAATTACATTTACACATTCCTCACAGTGGGCAGTAGAGTCAAAgcgacagaaaaaaataatactaataatttaGCTCATAATCAAACAGGACACAATAAAAACGTTTGGCCATctcattttaaaaatacaagGGGACAAGGCGGAGTTTCGGCACCATACTTTCTTCAGTTGTAAAGATCCTCCACATCATTCACCTGCTGTCTTCATCATGAACTTGCGACTGACCTCATAAGCCAGGAAGAGGGCTCCATTGGCAGGAAAGGTGCGTATCATGGTAGGAGTCAGGCCCGAGTACAGAGCAGTGAACCCTGTGGAACAAGAGATCCCCACAGGTGGTTAGGGTTGATAATAAGTAACAACATGCATTCACACTTTGTATCACAGTAAGACCAGCAGTGCTGCATTCAGAGCTTTTCAAagtcttaaaggtccaatatcgTGAAAAGAGAgcttttcatgtctttttttattataaagcaggtcaggGAGctttataaatactgtgaaagtatcaaaaggttcaaatccacagagaaatgcacacagcctctATTTAGGAGCTGTGCCTTTAATCGAGCCATTATGACTTCCGTACGGTTGTAATGtcacaaatatacattttataaaggTAGAAAGGGCCGacacagtgccgttacagtcattccccgggtGCAGTGCAGAGAAGCCGTGAGTGCAGATGCAAAAGTCCCAGAAACgctaaccaatcagagcagactgggctttttctggaggggggcttaaagacaaaaatggagcgttacagagacagagggtgaatacaggtagattcagacagacagtatgagttttgtgaacattaaagcatgtaaacatgttctagtagaaacccaaagtacaagtataaacctgaaaatatgggacctttaaaatgttGGCTCCCCTATTAACCCAACCAGGGCTAGTTTTGTACTTTTCACTCAGGTTTTATGTGAATAGGAGGCTTAAGGTGTAAAGGTTTGCCTGTTTACACAGACGTTCAATatgaaaaagttacgcactaaagctttaactctTACTATTAAGGTGAGAAGTGTGTCTCTGCAGAGGTTATTTCTGATTTCTGAATGTCTAAAGTGGTTATGAACCGAATGGGAGGAACAAATCTAGACggtaagtgtgtgtttgcatcagCACTGTTCTCTACTGAACCAAGGTTATTCCCAAAAAGCCAAATTGTACAGTTGCTGTCTTTCGAACTATGATTGTATGGTCATGTGATGTAAACCAGTCAGCTGTGTTCCCCTGTTGTCGCAAATATGGTCTGGATGTAGAAACTTTAGAGGCATTTGAGAAGACAACAACAGACAAAAATGAATCATTTTCATCTGGTAAAATGCACGTTCAAATCTGACCTTCAGTGCGTATGATGCCCATGAAGGTCTTCATGAAGCCCTCTTGCCTCCCAGCTAGAGAGTACACCTGGATCCTGGACTTCACACAGTCTATGGGATAGACCATCAACCACAGACAAGCTCCCCCGAATCCACCGCTGAACATGAGTGGAAGAACACCTGCAAAGACCAAAATGATTTTGTGGGTGCAGATCACAGAACCAAGTGCACATCATAAACTGCAAACATGTCTcattaaatataaatgaaaaaaacaatataaccaTACCTATACTGTCCTTGTCCGTGCC
It contains:
- the stoml3a gene encoding stomatin (EPB72)-like 3a isoform X2 — protein: MSLLFVTATLPLTIFMCVKIVKEYERAVIFRLGRITDRNAKGPGLFFVLPCTDTFVKVDLRTVSFDIPPQEILTRDSVTVSVDGVVYFRIHCPISSVANVSNAHSSTRLLAQTTLRNVLGTKNLAELLSDREGISHSMQESLDVATNPWGIKVERVEIKDVKLPQQLQRAMAAEAEASREARAKIISAEGEMNASRALKEASLIISESPSALQLRYLQTLNNIAAEKNSTIIFPMPMDILQNFMK
- the stoml3a gene encoding stomatin (EPB72)-like 3a isoform X1: MFRLAVGPHVPPLCNSDPSAHNIYIVKEYERAVIFRLGRITDRNAKGPGLFFVLPCTDTFVKVDLRTVSFDIPPQEILTRDSVTVSVDGVVYFRIHCPISSVANVSNAHSSTRLLAQTTLRNVLGTKNLAELLSDREGISHSMQESLDVATNPWGIKVERVEIKDVKLPQQLQRAMAAEAEASREARAKIISAEGEMNASRALKEASLIISESPSALQLRYLQTLNNIAAEKNSTIIFPMPMDILQNFMK